In Alteromonas sp. RKMC-009, the genomic stretch GCCGGTCGCGGTGATTGCCAGTGACTCTGTGACTCTGTGGCAAACCGGCAGCGCTGCATCGGACGGGCTAGCCATGCTTGCCGAAGGAGGAGACAGCAGTGCACTGACAGCACAGGACGAGACGCTGGTTGCAGAAGCCGGTACTGAGCCATTGATGCCCGGAAGCAGCGAAACCTTTATGCTTACCATGGAAGCCAGTGATTCTGCTTTGTTGAGTGTTGTCACTATGCTGGTAAATACCAATGACGGATTCACAGGAATAACCGGGTTGGATTTATCTGCGCTGGTGACAAATGACGCGCTTACCATGTTGCCCCATGTCTACGATGCGGGTACAGAAGACAATACGGAGGCGGCGGGCACTATACCCGGTCCGGCAGATGGCGGGGAAGGTGTCAGCGAAGGCAGAGAGGCCCTTGATGCTGTCACATTTCATGGCGGCGTTGTCAGTGCAGAGGATGGACTGACAGACTCTGTTCTGGGTTCAGAACACCGTTTTGACAATCCGGCGATGAAATTAATTATCACCCGGGTGGAATAAAATACCGGCACCTCCGGTCTGTTTCTATGCGAGTCATTGCATATGAAAACAGCCGGAGGGAAGATGATTTTGTTAACTCAGCATGATCAGGCTCAATCACAACGGATCCGCAAGTGTCTGGAGGCACTGGGACACCAGTGTGTGACAACGCTTAGCGACCCCTGTGAGGCAATCTCGGCAAATCAATTTAGTCTGGTGGTTCTGGATATTGTATTGCCCGGCCGCTGCGGACTGGATGTATGCCGTCAAATCCGCCGGCAATACCCTCTGCTGCCTGTCATTATTGCTACCGCATCTCAAAGTGAAACTGACCATATCCTCGCGCTGGAACTCGGCGCAGACGATGTGGTGAT encodes the following:
- a CDS encoding spondin domain-containing protein, with translation MMNQRIIRLSALTVALFTLAACSDDDDETVVEPPAPEMRTYEITVTNLTAAQLFSPVAVIASDSVTLWQTGSAASDGLAMLAEGGDSSALTAQDETLVAEAGTEPLMPGSSETFMLTMEASDSALLSVVTMLVNTNDGFTGITGLDLSALVTNDALTMLPHVYDAGTEDNTEAAGTIPGPADGGEGVSEGREALDAVTFHGGVVSAEDGLTDSVLGSEHRFDNPAMKLIITRVE